The Eubacteriales bacterium genome window below encodes:
- the aroF gene encoding 3-deoxy-7-phosphoheptulonate synthase: MIIVMKPNTEEKHLNDIVQELRDLGMQVQINAGVECYVLGVIGDTASLDRDALSMREGVDRIMSVSEPFKKSNRKFHPEDTVVKVGDLSIGGGSLTVMAGPCSVESREQINLIADAVKTSGAQFIRGGAYKPRTSPYSFQGLKREGLKLLCEVRERTGMPIVSEIISPRHIDMFEEYVDIIQIGARNMQNFDLLKEIGKTRKPILLKRGMSSTIQEWLMSAEYVMSRGNSNVILCERGIRTFETYTRNTLDLSAIVAVKKLSHLPIIVDPSHATGRRDMIEPMALAAVAAGADGIEVEVHNNPAKALSDGPQSLTPEEFDKMMVKVKKMAELVGKIL, encoded by the coding sequence ATGATTATTGTAATGAAGCCAAATACAGAGGAAAAGCACTTAAATGATATCGTGCAGGAATTAAGAGACTTAGGTATGCAGGTCCAGATAAATGCCGGAGTAGAGTGTTACGTTCTTGGCGTTATAGGTGATACGGCAAGCCTAGATCGCGATGCACTTTCCATGCGCGAAGGCGTAGACAGGATAATGTCTGTAAGCGAGCCATTTAAAAAGAGTAACCGTAAATTCCATCCGGAAGATACTGTTGTTAAAGTCGGCGACCTATCAATAGGCGGAGGTTCGCTTACTGTCATGGCCGGGCCGTGCTCGGTTGAAAGCAGGGAGCAGATAAACCTAATAGCAGATGCAGTTAAAACATCGGGGGCGCAGTTTATCCGTGGCGGGGCATATAAGCCAAGGACATCTCCTTACTCTTTTCAGGGGTTAAAGCGAGAGGGCTTAAAACTGCTTTGCGAAGTCCGCGAAAGAACGGGAATGCCAATAGTGTCTGAAATAATTTCGCCGAGGCATATAGATATGTTCGAGGAATATGTAGATATAATACAGATTGGCGCGCGCAACATGCAAAATTTTGACCTGTTAAAGGAAATAGGCAAAACAAGAAAACCGATATTACTGAAAAGGGGAATGTCTTCTACTATACAAGAATGGCTTATGTCGGCGGAATATGTAATGTCGAGGGGCAATTCAAATGTCATACTATGTGAACGCGGCATAAGGACGTTTGAGACGTATACGAGAAACACGCTTGATTTAAGCGCTATCGTTGCGGTTAAAAAGTTAAGCCACTTGCCGATAATAGTAGACCCTTCTCACGCCACAGGCAGGAGGGACATGATAGAGCCTATGGCATTGGCTGCTGTCGCTGCCGGAGCAGACGGAATTGAAGTAGAAGTCCATAACAACCCGGCAAAAGCTTTGTCTGACGGGCCGCAATCCTTAACTCCGGAGGAATTTGATAAAATGATGGTAAAAGTGAAAAAAATGGCTGAACTGGTTGGTAAAATACTATGA
- a CDS encoding DMT family transporter, with amino-acid sequence MKKRLDAMLIILAGILWGATGVFVRYFASIGFGSLQIVALRVTFTAVLMLIVVLIYDRKLLKIRLKDSWCFLGTGICGIMLFNFFYFKTISLTSLSVSAVLLYTSPVMVMIMSIFIFKEKITKNKLIACVMALIGCILVTEVITKKQEVSLLSIITGLLAALGYSLYSIFSRIAYKRGYHPLTIVLYTFIITSVGTLAITDMSIVDKFLNLNLNSIIMFVLMGIIISVLPYTFFTMGLKRIEASSASIMASIEPVVATIIGVIFLKESMCFMSALGVLLVIASIVILNLKNGKEVYEIDNQPVIDN; translated from the coding sequence TTGAAAAAAAGGCTTGATGCAATGTTGATAATTTTAGCGGGAATTTTATGGGGCGCTACGGGGGTATTTGTGCGTTATTTCGCTTCCATAGGTTTTGGATCACTGCAGATAGTTGCTTTAAGGGTAACTTTTACTGCGGTATTGATGCTTATAGTAGTACTAATATACGACAGAAAACTTTTAAAGATAAGATTAAAAGACAGCTGGTGTTTTTTAGGGACAGGTATCTGCGGCATAATGCTGTTTAACTTCTTTTATTTTAAGACTATTTCACTTACATCCCTGTCTGTTTCAGCAGTTTTACTTTATACTTCTCCGGTAATGGTTATGATCATGTCCATATTTATCTTTAAAGAAAAAATAACAAAAAATAAACTAATAGCATGTGTCATGGCGCTTATCGGATGCATATTGGTAACTGAGGTCATAACGAAAAAACAGGAAGTATCGCTGCTTTCTATAATAACCGGCCTGCTTGCCGCACTTGGTTATTCCCTTTATAGCATTTTCAGCAGGATTGCATATAAAAGAGGGTACCACCCTTTAACCATAGTCCTATATACATTTATAATCACAAGTGTAGGTACACTGGCGATAACAGATATGAGTATCGTAGATAAGTTTTTAAATTTAAACCTAAATTCGATTATAATGTTTGTCTTAATGGGCATTATTATATCTGTATTGCCGTATACCTTCTTTACAATGGGACTTAAGCGCATAGAAGCCAGCAGCGCATCTATAATGGCATCGATAGAACCGGTAGTCGCCACGATTATCGGGGTAATATTTTTAAAAGAGAGCATGTGCTTTATGTCTGCCTTAGGTGTTTTGCTTGTAATTGCATCCATTGTAATACTAAATTTAAAGAACGGCAAAGAGGTTTATGAGATTGATAATCAACCTGTTATTGACAATTAA
- a CDS encoding alpha/beta hydrolase, which produces MRLKNFMLEQLKIPGIAYKMVKQNKGISTDKYEYGEDPKQHFLYFKAKRPFKKQLIVYLHGGGWKNGSPEEFKFIGDTFARRGFHVVSLGYRHAPKNKYPAQAQDVATAFNKALEVMKLKGVDTQNIVLVGSSAGGHLAGILAYDKGLQQEYGIDANSIKGLILLGSPIALDVCKNRSITALLNKLFKEDYDRKTADPVKLIDGSEKIQVLCIHSKRDPICEFENSVLFTDKVNRFNPGLAGCIIVKCKGMYHSNLVAGIFLKEISSCKILRDLFGWLDRLN; this is translated from the coding sequence ATGCGGCTTAAAAATTTTATGCTGGAACAACTTAAAATACCTGGAATTGCCTATAAGATGGTTAAACAAAATAAAGGTATTTCTACAGATAAATATGAATACGGTGAAGATCCAAAGCAGCATTTTTTATATTTTAAAGCAAAACGGCCTTTTAAAAAACAGTTGATAGTTTATCTTCACGGAGGAGGCTGGAAAAACGGTTCTCCGGAGGAATTTAAATTCATAGGGGATACATTTGCACGAAGGGGATTTCACGTTGTATCACTTGGATACAGGCATGCTCCTAAAAACAAATACCCGGCACAGGCGCAGGATGTAGCCACCGCGTTTAACAAAGCGCTTGAAGTTATGAAGCTAAAAGGCGTTGACACTCAAAATATAGTTTTGGTAGGCTCGTCTGCTGGCGGCCATCTGGCAGGGATACTTGCATACGATAAAGGATTGCAGCAGGAATATGGAATTGATGCAAATAGTATAAAAGGCCTTATTTTACTTGGTTCGCCGATAGCGCTTGATGTCTGCAAAAACAGATCGATAACCGCACTTTTGAATAAGTTATTTAAAGAGGATTACGACAGAAAGACCGCGGACCCGGTTAAGCTGATAGACGGAAGCGAAAAGATTCAGGTCTTATGTATACATTCTAAAAGGGATCCTATTTGTGAATTTGAAAATTCGGTGCTTTTTACGGATAAAGTTAACAGATTTAACCCAGGTTTGGCGGGCTGTATTATTGTAAAGTGTAAGGGCATGTACCATTCAAATTTAGTTGCCGGAATATTTCTTAAAGAAATTTCGTCTTGTAAAATATTAAGGGATTTATTTGGTTGGTTGGATAGGTTGAATTAA
- a CDS encoding response regulator transcription factor, producing MTNQTLILIVEDDTVISNFLADVLKVNNYSTMKSSTGKDAVLITTSYCPDLILLDLGLPDMDGFDVIKSIRKFSDVPIIVLSARDHEREKVGALDLGADDYVTKPFGTAELLARIRVELRHSAKIKENSTVEPEKTVIKGLEIDYRKRVVKIETKDVHLTPVEYKILLLLSRNVGKVLTHDFIIKEIWGPYISDNQILRVNMANIRRKIEKDPAQPRYILTDVGVGYRMNDEA from the coding sequence ATGACTAATCAAACGTTGATCTTAATCGTTGAAGATGACACCGTTATTAGTAACTTTCTTGCTGATGTCTTAAAGGTAAACAACTATAGTACAATGAAATCTTCTACCGGGAAAGATGCAGTCTTAATAACTACATCGTATTGCCCTGATTTGATATTGCTTGATCTTGGGCTGCCGGATATGGACGGGTTTGATGTTATAAAAAGCATTAGAAAATTTTCAGACGTCCCGATTATAGTTTTATCGGCAAGAGACCATGAGCGTGAAAAGGTAGGGGCACTAGACTTAGGTGCTGATGATTATGTAACTAAGCCCTTTGGAACTGCCGAATTATTAGCAAGGATACGCGTAGAATTAAGGCATAGCGCAAAGATAAAAGAAAATTCTACCGTGGAACCGGAGAAGACAGTTATCAAAGGCCTTGAAATAGATTATAGAAAAAGAGTAGTTAAGATAGAAACCAAAGATGTGCATTTAACGCCTGTTGAATATAAGATACTTTTACTGCTGTCCAGAAATGTAGGAAAAGTTCTTACTCATGACTTCATTATAAAGGAAATATGGGGACCGTATATTAGTGATAACCAGATATTAAGGGTAAATATGGCAAACATACGAAGAAAGATAGAGAAGGACCCGGCACAGCCTAGATATATATTAACAGATGTTGGCGTTGGGTACCGCATGAACGATGAAGCATGA
- a CDS encoding P-II family nitrogen regulator, whose product MKHIKAIIKPEKLEEVKTALKDIDCNGLMVTEIEGHGQQGGIVQQWRGEKFTLDLLPKISVDIVVNDKDEDKAIKAILDSAKTGSDKGEGKIFVYDVARVIRIRTGEEGEGAV is encoded by the coding sequence ATGAAACATATTAAAGCAATTATTAAGCCCGAAAAGCTTGAAGAAGTCAAGACAGCACTTAAAGATATTGATTGCAATGGACTTATGGTCACCGAAATTGAAGGCCACGGACAACAGGGCGGTATTGTTCAGCAGTGGAGAGGTGAAAAATTTACACTTGATTTACTGCCTAAAATTTCAGTAGACATAGTAGTAAATGATAAAGATGAAGATAAAGCAATTAAGGCTATTCTCGATAGTGCTAAAACAGGAAGCGATAAAGGCGAAGGAAAGATCTTTGTGTACGATGTGGCACGTGTAATCCGTATACGTACAGGAGAAGAAGGCGAAGGAGCCGTTTAA
- a CDS encoding ammonium transporter, with protein sequence MDVQMAIDTTWVLFTGALVFFMNIGFGCVEAGFARSKNTVNILSKNFIVFAVSSLGFLLLGWGLMFGGDNPLIGTKGLFILTGNIDESVYTLGANVPFWAKFFFQLVFCGTAATIVSGAVAERVKYISFIVFSFLLTLVVYPIVGHWIWGGGFLGGLGFLDFAGSTVVHSVGGWAALAGVIVLGPRFGKYTKDGKTRPIQGHSLSLATIGLFVLWLGWFGFNPGSTMSMADPSAVAHIFMTTNTAAIAGVLTSTAASWIFLGKPDLGMTINGCLAGLVAITAGCAYVDVLSSLIIGAIAGVIVVFAVLMFDKLRLDDPVGATSVHLVNGIFGTLAVGLFAKAGVTSLSATDGLLFGGGASLLGIQTVGVLAVAAFVFPVSLLIWYVIKKTIGIRVKLEEEIVGLDIGEHGNVAYPEFISRKPVYAALISDDSVKKESSGGNM encoded by the coding sequence ATGGATGTTCAGATGGCTATTGATACCACGTGGGTATTGTTTACTGGCGCTCTCGTATTCTTTATGAATATTGGGTTTGGATGCGTAGAGGCAGGATTTGCAAGATCTAAAAACACAGTAAACATTCTTTCCAAAAACTTTATTGTTTTTGCAGTCTCTTCATTAGGGTTTTTACTTTTAGGCTGGGGCTTGATGTTTGGCGGAGACAATCCGTTAATAGGAACAAAAGGTTTGTTCATATTAACCGGAAATATAGACGAAAGTGTATATACGCTTGGCGCTAACGTACCTTTTTGGGCAAAGTTCTTCTTCCAGCTTGTATTCTGTGGAACTGCAGCTACAATAGTTTCAGGAGCAGTTGCAGAAAGAGTGAAATATATATCGTTTATAGTATTTTCTTTCCTGCTGACCTTAGTGGTATATCCTATAGTAGGCCATTGGATCTGGGGCGGAGGCTTCCTTGGAGGCTTGGGATTCTTAGATTTTGCCGGTTCGACAGTTGTTCACTCCGTAGGAGGATGGGCTGCTTTGGCAGGTGTTATAGTCTTAGGGCCGCGCTTTGGGAAATATACTAAAGACGGAAAAACAAGACCTATTCAGGGGCACAGTTTGTCTCTTGCAACCATCGGATTATTTGTTCTTTGGTTAGGTTGGTTCGGGTTTAACCCTGGGTCTACAATGTCTATGGCAGATCCATCTGCAGTTGCTCATATTTTCATGACAACAAATACGGCGGCAATCGCTGGTGTCTTGACCTCAACGGCTGCATCGTGGATTTTCTTAGGGAAACCGGATTTAGGCATGACGATAAACGGCTGCCTTGCAGGTTTAGTTGCGATAACGGCAGGATGCGCATATGTAGATGTTTTAAGCTCACTTATAATCGGAGCAATCGCTGGCGTTATAGTAGTATTTGCAGTATTGATGTTTGACAAACTAAGGTTAGATGATCCGGTTGGCGCAACATCTGTTCACTTAGTAAACGGTATATTCGGGACACTTGCTGTAGGTCTTTTTGCAAAAGCGGGTGTAACCAGTTTATCGGCAACCGATGGATTACTCTTTGGTGGCGGAGCATCACTTTTAGGAATACAGACAGTAGGCGTTTTGGCAGTTGCTGCTTTTGTATTCCCAGTATCTCTCCTTATATGGTATGTTATCAAAAAGACTATTGGAATCAGAGTTAAACTTGAGGAAGAAATCGTCGGCCTTGATATTGGCGAGCATGGCAACGTTGCATATCCTGAGTTCATATCCCGTAAGCCAGTATACGCGGCACTTATCAGTGATGATTCCGTAAAAAAAGAAAGTTCAGGAGGTAATATGTAA
- a CDS encoding SDR family NAD(P)-dependent oxidoreductase encodes MAKNAIVTGGSRGIGRDIVKRLAKMGYNVVIDFVSDTSQKLASDLVSEIKSQYGVEGVAVQADVAEYNSCKRIVDTAVKNFGSNIDVLVNNAAISNGISFLKLTPEQYTRLINVNLMGCIHCSHLVMPYMVKANEGCIVNISSIGGLVGVSSGADYSASKGGVIAITRSLALEFGKYNIRVNSVAPGFILTDMLKKAGEEGIEKKRKTVPLKGIGEVGDISQCVEYLVNAKYVTGQTISPNGGVVMP; translated from the coding sequence GTGGCAAAAAATGCAATTGTTACAGGCGGATCCAGAGGAATCGGGCGGGACATAGTTAAAAGGCTTGCAAAGATGGGTTATAACGTAGTAATTGATTTTGTGAGCGATACCAGCCAAAAGCTTGCCAGTGATTTAGTAAGTGAAATAAAAAGTCAATATGGGGTTGAAGGCGTGGCTGTCCAGGCAGATGTGGCTGAATATAATTCATGCAAAAGAATAGTTGACACGGCAGTAAAAAACTTTGGAAGCAATATAGACGTTTTAGTCAACAATGCCGCTATAAGCAATGGAATTAGCTTTTTAAAACTGACACCGGAACAGTATACGCGGCTTATAAACGTAAATCTTATGGGGTGTATCCACTGTTCCCATTTAGTTATGCCGTATATGGTAAAAGCTAACGAGGGTTGTATAGTAAATATCTCTTCGATAGGCGGGTTAGTTGGAGTGTCAAGCGGAGCGGATTATTCTGCATCAAAAGGCGGCGTAATAGCTATCACAAGGTCATTAGCACTTGAATTTGGGAAATATAATATACGTGTTAACAGCGTTGCTCCTGGTTTTATCTTAACTGATATGCTTAAAAAGGCAGGAGAAGAAGGCATAGAGAAGAAAAGAAAAACAGTACCGCTTAAAGGAATAGGAGAAGTAGGGGACATTTCCCAGTGTGTTGAATACTTGGTTAATGCAAAGTATGTGACAGGGCAGACGATTTCGCCAAATGGTGGAGTAGTTATGCCATAA
- a CDS encoding amidase domain-containing protein: MVYNREAAAAYAIRYALTPNPNYIYYSADDCTNFISQCLRAGGANNDFNRSHPWWYLYGKNSVCWSVAQSLFWYIRVCSEEKRFGIKADTYYLDLNNEYESKIEGKIFIGDLIQYKNAHDNIVHSSIITGFDSITKEPLISQHHF, encoded by the coding sequence ATGGTCTACAATAGAGAAGCCGCGGCGGCCTATGCGATTCGTTACGCGCTTACCCCAAACCCTAATTATATATATTATTCAGCCGATGACTGTACGAACTTTATATCCCAGTGCCTACGCGCCGGCGGAGCAAATAACGATTTTAACAGGTCACATCCCTGGTGGTACCTCTATGGAAAAAACTCTGTTTGCTGGAGTGTTGCGCAGTCTTTATTCTGGTATATACGCGTATGTTCAGAGGAAAAACGTTTTGGCATCAAGGCAGATACTTATTACCTAGACTTAAATAACGAATATGAAAGCAAAATCGAAGGGAAGATCTTCATAGGAGATTTGATCCAATATAAAAATGCCCATGATAATATCGTACATTCTTCAATAATAACTGGATTTGATTCTATAACAAAAGAGCCGCTTATATCCCAGCACCACTTTTAA
- a CDS encoding LysE family transporter yields the protein MILIFLSALTIGFSGAIMPGSLLTYTIKQSLSFGPRSGFIITLGHAFLELILLVLIFLGLDIVLKSDTAQIVIGILGGILLIYMGIDMIINSIKNKVSVKLDNEKSSNKNLFISGMLISAANPYFLLWWAVIGLGFVINSYETLGYMGVVVYYIGHIMADFIWYGVISIIIGTTRKFIKDKPYRILIAMLGCLLVFFGGSFLFNAIKSLI from the coding sequence ATGATACTTATATTCTTATCCGCACTTACAATCGGTTTTTCAGGCGCTATAATGCCTGGTTCACTTCTTACTTATACTATCAAACAGTCTTTATCATTTGGCCCGCGTTCCGGTTTTATAATTACACTTGGGCATGCTTTTTTAGAGCTCATTTTGCTTGTACTTATATTTTTAGGCTTAGACATAGTACTTAAGTCCGATACAGCCCAAATCGTAATAGGTATATTGGGCGGGATACTCCTTATATACATGGGAATCGACATGATTATTAATTCCATAAAGAACAAAGTGTCTGTAAAGCTCGATAATGAAAAATCAAGTAATAAGAACCTGTTTATTTCCGGGATGCTGATAAGTGCCGCCAACCCTTATTTTCTTTTATGGTGGGCTGTCATCGGTTTAGGTTTTGTCATCAACTCTTATGAAACACTTGGCTATATGGGCGTAGTCGTTTATTACATTGGGCATATCATGGCAGATTTTATATGGTATGGTGTGATATCTATAATAATCGGAACCACGCGTAAATTCATCAAAGACAAACCTTACCGCATACTAATAGCTATGCTTGGTTGTTTGCTTGTCTTTTTCGGCGGAAGTTTTTTATTTAACGCTATAAAAAGTTTAATATAG
- a CDS encoding M15 family metallopeptidase — MRRTEWIKIRNLLKRYRRKKRWTTKKNVIFRLIFIIILFILAVVIAIKIVSDEAIGFVRTDLDSQVAGVTSEQIDTDTPAASFNKKKAEGFLMLVNWEHPLTSDKRPDGMVKMGTVFEKGLVALNEHASINEVAGEAANEMFKAAKEDGVTQFIITSAYRSVSYQDTLYQEKLNEDKNYGSDPYTNPVKVMPGNCTEHATGLAIDILAEDYKEADDDYDETEQGKWLKNNAYKFGFILRYPENKEHITGVIYEPWHYRYVGVEAAREMYEMGLCLEEYVYVP; from the coding sequence TTGAGAAGGACGGAGTGGATTAAAATAAGAAATCTGTTAAAAAGATACCGGCGCAAAAAACGCTGGACCACTAAAAAGAATGTAATATTTAGATTGATTTTCATAATTATATTATTTATTTTAGCCGTCGTGATAGCGATAAAAATTGTATCTGATGAAGCGATAGGATTTGTGAGAACAGATTTAGATAGCCAAGTAGCAGGGGTGACTTCCGAGCAAATAGACACTGATACCCCAGCAGCTTCATTTAATAAAAAAAAGGCAGAAGGCTTTTTGATGCTGGTAAACTGGGAGCATCCGCTTACTTCAGATAAACGCCCGGATGGAATGGTAAAAATGGGGACTGTTTTTGAAAAAGGATTGGTAGCATTAAACGAGCATGCATCTATTAATGAGGTGGCAGGCGAAGCGGCAAATGAAATGTTTAAGGCAGCTAAAGAAGACGGTGTAACTCAATTTATTATTACTAGTGCTTACCGCAGTGTTTCGTATCAGGATACGTTATACCAGGAAAAGTTAAATGAAGATAAAAATTATGGCAGCGACCCTTATACAAACCCGGTTAAAGTTATGCCGGGAAATTGTACTGAGCATGCAACTGGGCTGGCAATTGATATTTTGGCGGAAGATTATAAGGAAGCTGATGATGATTATGATGAAACGGAGCAGGGGAAATGGCTTAAAAATAACGCATATAAGTTTGGGTTTATTCTCCGCTACCCAGAGAATAAGGAACATATTACGGGTGTGATTTATGAACCGTGGCATTATCGGTATGTAGGAGTCGAAGCGGCTAGAGAAATGTATGAAATGGGGCTATGCCTTGAGGAGTATGTATATGTCCCATAA